The Rheinheimera mangrovi genome contains the following window.
TCGTACTGCAAGCTGCGTTCAAAAGGTGACGGAGGGGTCAGCAAGCTAGCCCACTGGCCTGATGTCGCCAGTAAAGCAACAGCAAGAGCAACAGAGGTTTGAACCTTGATTGACCAGTGAGTCGCCAACCATAAATTTCCACTAAACAAAGCCGCTAAGATCAGGGTATAGCCCAGTACTTCGAGCACCTGCGCAACAGCAGAACCGTCCAGGTTAAAGCCCAGCCAATAACAAAATGCAGCCCAGACTGAACTGCAGGCTAGTGCCGCATAGGTCAGACTTAATTGAGGCAGAAAATGACTTTCCTGTTGGTTAAACCGGCTCCATAGCGCCAGAATAGCGGGCCAGATACAAAACATCAGTAAAGATTTCGGCAATTCCAGCAGCCGGAGCGCCCATAAATGCTCAAGCTGTTTTGGAAGAGTTAACCAGATTTCGATCACTTGATTAGCGGCTAATATCAACGCAAACAGCAGAATAAAGGCCCAGTGCCCCATCGCCTGTAACCTTTGGCCTATAATGCTAAAGGGTATAGTTTCAGCCACAGGATGCGCGTCATCATATAACCTCAGAGCTTGCTCACCCAACCAACAGACTTCTCCCGAACGTAATGGCTCTTTCGCAACTACAGCTTTTCGGGCTGAGACAAAACTGCCATTGACTGAACTTAAATCTTCCAGCCACCAGTGACCTTCCTCGTCTTGCTGCAACTGAGCATGATAAGGACACACATGTTTGTTAAATAAAATTACATCGTTGTCAAAAGCCCGGCCTAATTTAACCTGATGCTGTAAAAACTTATGCCGCTCTGTGACTTTTAGCTGCTTATTCAGCACTTCCACTATTACTGCCATACCACAGCTCCAATAAACTTACGGCTGAACTCTAAGGCCATTTTTTGATCAACACCTGCTAAAGTGAAGTGGCTGATCACGCCTTGCTGCTGATGGTCTAAAGAAGCTGAAATATAAGCCACGTCAAAAAGTTGCGGATAGTTTCGATACGCTCTCAAACAAAATACGGCTTTGGCGTGCTGACCTTCTACCGGGCTTATCAGTTGGTTTTGACAAGAAAAAGCTGTGACATCGTCTTCACCAGCCCTGTTGTCAGCATTCATCTGATTAATGCTGTGCTGATAGCGACGGAAAAACTGCAGTGGATGCAAGTCTTTAGCCTGAACCCACTCAAACTGCATTTCAATGCGGCCTGTACTGAATTCTGACGACAAAAAGATTTCTTCCGGCTGATTACAAAAGGCATTTACTCTTTTGACATCGTCTTTGTCTTTTTCCACATTGGACATGCCCCAGCAGCGGATAAAAGGCACTATTTCGTCCGGCACTGTGGCAGGGCCAAAGCTTTTCAGCTGCCAGTCTGCCTGCAAAATTTGCTGAAACATGGCCTGCTGGTTACTGATCAGTTGCTGGTGAATATCCTGTTTCAGATCAGCAACAGGCTCTTTCGCCAGTAGCTTCTGCAAGGCAGCTGCCGGTACTAAAAATCCCAAATCATTGCCAGCTGATGCCACATTGACACCAATCACTTCACCTGTTTCATTCACTGCAGGCCCACCACTCATGCCGCTGTTAATAGCGCCTGTAAAATGAATTCGGGGATAAAAACTGTGTTTTTGCAGGCCGTTGTAGGTACCTGGAACCACTATTAAGCCTAAATCATGAGGGTTTCCCAACGAATACACAGCAGCCCCCTGCACCGGAGCCTGCTGTTGCACCAGAAAACTCTTGGCTGCCTTGTAGTCGGTTTTTAGCAAAGCTAAATCGTTCACCACATCAACGGCCACTATCTCGAGTTTGCCTTTTTGCTGATTTTGCGCCAAAAACTCCAGCTGGTATTTCTGTGGGAATAACACGGCTTCAGACACTACATGGTAGTTGGTGACCACCAGATTAGGTTCGGCCAATAAAAAACCACTGCCTATGGCCGATTTAGCACCAGAAGCATGCTCCAGCACTTTAATTTGCAGTAATGCATCGGCGTAATCCGCAAATACTTTTTCAGCGACAGCAGCACTGTAACAAGGGGCTGAGCAACAGCACAGAACCAGCAATAATAAGCTGGTCCATGTTTTTTGCAGCATAGGGAGTCCTTTCAAATCAGCAATTAATACAACAGGCTATAGAGTTTACGTCTGTAGCTGGACGCTAAAGGCTCACCTTTGGGTAAAGTGGCCAGAATATCCAGATAGAGCTTTTTCGCCTCACCAAAGTTCAGATCCTGCTTCAATATTTCAAACAGCAATGCCAAAGCTTCGGCAGAACGTTGCACCTGATGGTACTGCACAGCCAGCTGTTGTTGCAGCTCTTTGTTGTCAGGATCAGTCACTAACGCTTGCTCCAGCGCTTTTACTTCTGGGCTGTCGGCCGCTTGTTGCGCTAATTCCAGACGCGCTTTCACACTCTGATACAACGCATCCTGATCAGCCATTAATACGGTAGCCAGGGCTTTTTCTGCCGCTTCCAGTTGACCGAGTTCTACCTGTACTAAAGCCAGATGCAAGCGAATATCCACTCGCTCAACAGCCAGTTCATTGGCTTGTTTTAGCAATGGATAAGCTTCAGTCCAGTTTTGTTGCTCCAGCAAAGGCATAGCCTGCTGCAACAACTGATCTTCAGGTTTAGGTAAAAATGCGCTTAAACGCTGCAAAATAGCCTGTTCTGGTTCTTCGCCGGCAAAACCATCAACCGGCTGACCTTCCTTGATAAAGAGCACTGTAGGCACTGAACGCACACCAAAATGGGCCGCAAGCTGCTGTTCCTGATCACAATCCACAACGGCTAATGTCAGCGCATCCGGATAACTTTGCGCTATACGCTGCAATACTGGGCCTAAATTCAAGCAAGCCGGGCTACGTTCAGAATAAAAATAAAACAGCACAGGCTGGGTAAAAGACTGCTCTAACAGTTCACGGACATTTTCTATCGTAACGGGCTTGATATTAGCGGACACAACTCACCTATTTTTATGCGAACCGGACAGCTCCGGTTTTATGGAATGCTTTGCATCACTATGTGGCCGGCACCTTAGATTTGCAAGTCGGGGGTTGTGCATTGTTGATGTAACGGTACGCAGCCTTTAAAGCGTTTATGTAATTCATCCCAACATTCAAATTTATTCCGAGAATTTTGTATTCTCAGCCTCCCCCCTAACAGGCCATCATCGCTGCGCTGCTACAGCGAGACTTTTTTTGGTCAGACCAGAAAAAGCGGTCGACTTTCAACACGTCTTCCCTTAAATTAGCCATCAAGCCTGCTAAATAAAATATAAAAACGACCACTGAGTCACTTATCGATCCAAAGTAATTGGAGTTGCAGCGCGGCGACAAGCGAACGAATCCCCGGGAACATAGACCACTATGTGACTGG
Protein-coding sequences here:
- a CDS encoding FHA domain-containing protein, whose protein sequence is MAVIVEVLNKQLKVTERHKFLQHQVKLGRAFDNDVILFNKHVCPYHAQLQQDEEGHWWLEDLSSVNGSFVSARKAVVAKEPLRSGEVCWLGEQALRLYDDAHPVAETIPFSIIGQRLQAMGHWAFILLFALILAANQVIEIWLTLPKQLEHLWALRLLELPKSLLMFCIWPAILALWSRFNQQESHFLPQLSLTYAALACSSVWAAFCYWLGFNLDGSAVAQVLEVLGYTLILAALFSGNLWLATHWSIKVQTSVALAVALLATSGQWASLLTPPSPFERSLQYDSRLLPLSFYLGQGKDMQQYEQDLQQLFEQVEQKRQEGHKE
- a CDS encoding S1 family peptidase, with product MLQKTWTSLLLLVLCCCSAPCYSAAVAEKVFADYADALLQIKVLEHASGAKSAIGSGFLLAEPNLVVTNYHVVSEAVLFPQKYQLEFLAQNQQKGKLEIVAVDVVNDLALLKTDYKAAKSFLVQQQAPVQGAAVYSLGNPHDLGLIVVPGTYNGLQKHSFYPRIHFTGAINSGMSGGPAVNETGEVIGVNVASAGNDLGFLVPAAALQKLLAKEPVADLKQDIHQQLISNQQAMFQQILQADWQLKSFGPATVPDEIVPFIRCWGMSNVEKDKDDVKRVNAFCNQPEEIFLSSEFSTGRIEMQFEWVQAKDLHPLQFFRRYQHSINQMNADNRAGEDDVTAFSCQNQLISPVEGQHAKAVFCLRAYRNYPQLFDVAYISASLDHQQQGVISHFTLAGVDQKMALEFSRKFIGAVVWQ
- a CDS encoding tetratricopeptide repeat protein, translating into MSANIKPVTIENVRELLEQSFTQPVLFYFYSERSPACLNLGPVLQRIAQSYPDALTLAVVDCDQEQQLAAHFGVRSVPTVLFIKEGQPVDGFAGEEPEQAILQRLSAFLPKPEDQLLQQAMPLLEQQNWTEAYPLLKQANELAVERVDIRLHLALVQVELGQLEAAEKALATVLMADQDALYQSVKARLELAQQAADSPEVKALEQALVTDPDNKELQQQLAVQYHQVQRSAEALALLFEILKQDLNFGEAKKLYLDILATLPKGEPLASSYRRKLYSLLY